In Candidatus Delongbacteria bacterium, the following proteins share a genomic window:
- the murB gene encoding UDP-N-acetylmuramate dehydrogenase: MHNDFSKYLKDLLIDRFAEEVKMKKLTTYKIGGPAQFYAEPVNRDELIAILKACRDNNINYKVIGSGSNLLVSDNGYNGMIINLRQMKKTEIAFGKVYAQCGITLGRLAVLTKDNYLSGFENLSGIPGTVGGALAINAGSLGSEISDHVLFVDVLTEDFNKLRIYKSDLKFGYRSSNLNDYIITGAQFQLNDGSIEEISKKMIEGQKWRQTNQPLNLPSCGSVFKKVGDKSAGYYIDRSGLKGVRTGGAIVSVKHANFILNYNNASSSDVLNLIEKIKETVLKKYNVMLETELIMVGFDEKEKREY; encoded by the coding sequence ATGCATAATGATTTTTCGAAATATTTGAAAGATTTATTGATAGATAGATTCGCTGAAGAAGTTAAAATGAAAAAATTGACGACTTATAAAATTGGGGGACCTGCTCAATTTTATGCTGAACCTGTCAATCGAGATGAATTAATCGCCATTCTCAAAGCTTGTAGAGATAATAATATAAATTATAAGGTTATTGGTTCAGGTTCCAATTTACTTGTTTCCGATAATGGTTATAATGGTATGATTATAAATCTTCGCCAGATGAAAAAAACTGAAATTGCTTTTGGTAAAGTCTATGCCCAGTGTGGAATAACTTTAGGAAGACTGGCTGTATTAACAAAAGATAATTATCTCAGTGGTTTTGAAAATCTGTCAGGTATACCTGGTACAGTCGGTGGAGCTTTAGCTATAAATGCTGGAAGTTTGGGTAGTGAAATCTCAGATCATGTACTTTTTGTTGATGTTCTGACAGAAGATTTTAACAAATTAAGAATATATAAATCTGATCTGAAATTTGGTTATAGAAGTTCTAATCTAAATGATTATATCATAACAGGAGCACAATTTCAATTAAATGACGGGAGTATTGAGGAGATAAGTAAAAAAATGATTGAGGGTCAAAAGTGGAGACAAACTAATCAACCTTTAAATCTTCCCTCCTGCGGTTCTGTATTTAAAAAAGTGGGCGATAAATCTGCTGGATATTACATTGATAGATCAGGTTTAAAAGGTGTACGAACTGGAGGAGCAATTGTCTCTGTCAAGCATGCTAATTTTATTCTTAATTATAATAATGCAAGTTCGTCAGACGTTTTAAACTTAATTGAAAAAATAAAAGAAACTGTTCTTAAAAAATACAATGTGATGCTGGAAACTGAATTGATAATGGTCGGATTTGATGAAAAAGAAAAAAGAGAATACTAG
- a CDS encoding FtsQ-type POTRA domain-containing protein yields the protein MKKKKENTSKYLSKFRTILLASLKIIIGILIFSSVYEISGKIREICYESNLFIVKDITVFGTKLTSKEEIIDISGIRINCDIFSINDDYVARSIIDYGFVKNCKIEIQLPSKIVISIEEESPEAIVIDDRGNSYFVNSTSDLIGEIRNGFTTPLPIIRGNHDIAKSVKLLNILKDYDSLYTELSEIISDDRGLSIILKNSNIRIVFGKDDFDQKSEVIQNYLEKITNLNFDNISEIDVRFDNRVIKRIKKG from the coding sequence ATGAAAAAGAAAAAAGAGAATACTAGTAAATATCTTTCAAAATTTAGAACTATCTTACTTGCTAGTCTAAAGATAATTATTGGAATACTTATCTTTTCTAGCGTATACGAAATTTCAGGTAAGATTAGAGAAATATGTTATGAGAGTAATCTTTTTATTGTCAAAGATATAACGGTGTTTGGCACTAAGTTGACCTCAAAGGAAGAGATTATTGATATTTCCGGTATAAGAATCAATTGTGATATATTCTCTATAAATGATGATTATGTTGCACGTTCAATCATAGACTATGGTTTCGTAAAAAACTGTAAGATTGAAATTCAACTTCCATCAAAAATTGTGATTTCAATTGAAGAAGAATCTCCGGAAGCAATTGTAATTGATGATCGTGGTAATAGTTATTTTGTTAATTCGACTAGCGATCTTATTGGCGAAATTAGAAATGGTTTTACGACTCCTCTTCCAATAATCAGAGGAAATCATGATATTGCTAAATCTGTAAAATTGTTAAATATTCTAAAAGATTATGATAGTTTATATACAGAATTATCTGAAATTATAAGTGATGATAGAGGTTTGTCTATAATTTTAAAAAACAGTAATATTAGAATAGTTTTTGGTAAAGATGATTTTGATCAGAAATCAGAAGTAATTCAAAACTATCTTGAAAAAATAACGAATTTGAATTTTGATAATATTAGTGAAATAGATGTGAGATTTGATAATAGAGTGATTAAAAGAATAAAAAAGGGGTGA
- the murC gene encoding UDP-N-acetylmuramate--L-alanine ligase, whose amino-acid sequence MDLAKIKHIHFTAIGGNGMAPLAIHCKKMGFHVTGTDKNSDLFPQLISAGIEPLNYHLENIGNPDLLVYSAAVKAENIELQDAFRKGIKAIKRSEMMGLITKCGKTIMICGSHGKSTTTIMLSDILSPLGFAAITGASSVSQNSNYYNGDSDKLIIEGDEYDRSFLKMYADEIVLLNIDNDHMDIYENIDNLKETFVELCNKISENGKIYYNYDDEHVRSVLERVSNCKKIPFGLSKLSSNRVQNIVFSNNFLEFDLFLEDKFVGRLKIKSIGNYNALNMLAAIVCAVNNGLSIDDLPKSVLNFQGVRRRSDIIYNGDIMLVDDYAHHPTELESILEVITSLKRRVIVLFQPHLFSRTREHYVMFAKALSKADKIMIAPIYPARELPDGVTTSHLIYNALTEEDRSKAMVFEDLWDSYPYIKNIMEKNDIIVSIGAGEANKVLYELKRGLDA is encoded by the coding sequence AAAAATTAAACATATTCACTTCACCGCCATTGGTGGAAATGGAATGGCTCCTCTGGCTATTCATTGTAAAAAAATGGGGTTTCATGTAACAGGAACAGATAAAAATAGCGATCTTTTTCCACAATTGATCTCAGCAGGTATTGAACCTCTAAATTATCATTTGGAAAATATAGGAAATCCCGATCTTCTTGTTTATTCAGCTGCAGTAAAAGCTGAAAATATTGAATTACAGGATGCTTTTAGAAAAGGAATTAAAGCAATAAAACGTTCTGAAATGATGGGTTTGATTACGAAATGTGGTAAAACAATAATGATATGTGGTAGTCATGGAAAGAGTACAACCACCATTATGCTCTCTGATATCTTATCACCTTTGGGATTCGCAGCAATAACTGGAGCTAGTTCGGTGAGTCAGAATTCTAACTATTATAATGGTGATTCGGATAAGTTGATTATTGAAGGTGATGAGTACGATAGAAGCTTTTTGAAAATGTATGCTGATGAGATTGTTTTACTCAACATAGATAATGATCATATGGATATCTATGAAAATATTGACAATTTAAAAGAGACTTTTGTAGAGCTGTGCAATAAAATATCTGAAAATGGAAAGATCTACTATAATTATGATGACGAACATGTCAGAAGCGTCTTAGAGAGAGTAAGCAATTGTAAAAAGATTCCTTTTGGTCTTAGTAAATTATCTTCAAACAGGGTACAGAACATTGTATTTAGTAATAATTTTTTAGAATTTGATCTTTTTCTGGAAGATAAATTTGTAGGCAGATTGAAAATTAAAAGCATAGGAAATTACAATGCTTTGAATATGTTGGCAGCTATAGTCTGTGCTGTGAACAATGGCTTATCAATTGATGATCTACCGAAATCTGTTCTCAATTTTCAGGGAGTAAGAAGAAGATCAGATATCATCTACAATGGTGATATTATGCTTGTTGATGATTATGCTCATCATCCTACTGAATTAGAAAGTATTCTTGAAGTTATTACAAGTTTGAAAAGAAGAGTAATTGTTTTATTTCAACCACATCTATTTTCCAGGACAAGAGAACATTATGTAATGTTTGCCAAGGCACTTAGCAAGGCAGATAAAATTATGATTGCTCCAATTTATCCCGCAAGGGAGCTGCCAGATGGAGTTACGACTTCACATTTGATTTACAATGCACTTACCGAGGAAGATAGATCAAAGGCGATGGTGTTTGAGGATTTGTGGGATTCGTACCCGTATATAAAAAATATCATGGAAAAAAACGATATTATTGTTTCAATTGGTGCCGGTGAAGCAAATAAAGTTCTTTATGAACTTAAAAGAGGTTTAGATGCATAA